Proteins encoded together in one Penaeus vannamei isolate JL-2024 chromosome 11, ASM4276789v1, whole genome shotgun sequence window:
- the sl gene encoding 1-phosphatidylinositol 4,5-bisphosphate phosphodiesterase gamma-1 yields MPRYLQPEEATARDLERGKAVRRFSHRHRPEHGTLKIRRETGHIIWVGAQGVREVITSLADIKEVRPGKGSKDFEKWQEEARREERAKCFIVFYGKEFKLRTLSIAAIAPDECTEWINGLKYLKEEALNVPYTIRLERTLRTEFYNMENQNNRITFRDVRNFLPRIHYKMTNNQLKQLFDQVDDRSQGEIGFDQFFDLVKKIAWDKDVDRMMFENARDVGEKSLLDKYCCEGKVSLQDFQLFLVEEQKEPEDMAGLIIKNFISDVQRDIMEPYFHVEEFVQYLFSKSNELWDRRNDSVNQDMTKSMSQYWIASSHNTYLTGDQVASDSSTEAYARVLRQGCRCIELDCWDGPDGVPNIYHGFTLTSKISFKDVINTINEHAFVASEYPVILSIEQHCSMIQQKEMAELFQKVFGDSLLTAPLSPNEKEMPSPEQLKRKIIIKHKKLPEGMDEATPPICSANDSSAQSSNEEFGGEMDLSKLSFKGDRLYLRNPVDQTAWQPHFFALTQDRLHFTELQNEEPESEDQHSGRRMLNDVSEEEWHLHEPWYHGRLPGGRAKAEELVHQNSHLGDGTFLVRFSENFVGDHTLTFWYRGKVSHCRIRVRQEGDNTRYWLKDNDSFDTLYGLIEHYKHYPILSQEVSVKLGEAVPQPNSHERMEWYHANMTRDEAEQYLGRIPEDGAFLVRPSGEAGSIAISFKAERRTKHCRVKQEDGTFIIGTATFDSLVELIKYYERNFLFRRVKLRYPVTERVIQGLQDMDPVDGTGGYVVDPAYVSNIHVKAKYSYRANKDDELTFPRHAIIQNVIKAEKEWWTGDYGGRRQHWFPAIFVEEIEPENMEERGGDNQVLGSLQKGSIDISRAGTKIEKVTGTNRWGIVSIIKLTTQTGQVVELACTSEQQAQEWVKKIESVSSPAAVNQTRQTRKPEQRIKQEMSNLVVYFRAVRCDPSKQFVYGGTHNEVSSFPENRMESLMLSCPKGLLKFHKVGFSRVYPKSSRLDSTNYNPVPMWNHGCQMVCLNYQTGDKPMQLNEGRFMQNGKCGYILRPEFQNNPDYDPGNPLTLPNPRPLNLSIKIFGARHLSKSGKGFISPLVEVEIIGCEYDNAPKYTTRAVHDNGLNPVWGVKLMFSVHNPECALIRFVLYDEDMFGEPNQIGQATYPVTCIREGYRSVPLKNGYSEEIELASLLVHMKITREDEQMILLYRKQMITMLDEAREKNNLEMVANLEDRIQRLEQEILQHGEQYFL; encoded by the exons ATGCCGCGCTACCTGCAGCCAGAGGAGGCCACGGCTCGTGACCTGGAGAGAGGCAAGGCAGTGCGCAGGTTCTCTCACCGGCACCGGCCTGAGCATGGCACACTCAAGATCCGGAGAGAAACTGGCCACATCATCTGGGTTGGAGCACAGGGTGTCAGGGAAGTTATCA CTTCCCTGGCGGACATCAAGGAGGTGCGACCAGGGAAAGGCTCCAAGGACTTTGAGAAGTGGCAGGAGGAggccaggagggaggagagagccaaGTGTTTCATTGTCTTCTACGGGAAAGAGTTCAAGCTCAGAACGCTCTCCATTGCAG CGATCGCTCCTGATGAATGTACAGAATGGATCAACGGGCTGAAATACCTCAAGGAAGAGGCCCTCAATGTGCCCTATACTATAAGACTAGAGCGGACACTTCGTACAGAGTTCTACAACATGGAGAACCAAAACAACAG AATAACCTTCCGTGATGTGAGGAACTTCCTGCCACGCATCCACTACAAGATGACCAACAACCAGCTCAAGCAGCTCTTTGATCAGGTGGACGACCGCAGCCAGGGGGAGATTGGCTTTGACCAGTTCTTCGACCTCGTCAAGAAGATTGCCTGGGACAAGGATGTTGAT AGGATGATGTTCGAGAATGCACGGGATGTCGGGGAGAAGTCGCTGCTGGACAAGTACTGCTGTGAGGGGAAGGTATCGCTGCAGGACTTCCAGTTGTTCCTGgtagaggagcagaaggagccaGAGGACATGGCAGGCCTTATCATCAAGAACTTCATCAGTGATGTGCAGAGGGACATCATGGAGCCTTACTTCCAcgtggaggag TTTGTACAGTACTTATTCTCCAAGTCAAATGAGCTTTGGGACCGTCGCAATGACAGCGTGAACCAGGACATGACAAAGTCCATGTCACAGTACTGGATCGCCTCGTCACACAACAC GTACTTAACAGGTGACCAGGTAGCCAGTGACTCCTCAACAGAAGCCTATGCGAGGGTGCTACGTCAAGGATGCCGGTGCATTGAGCTAGACTGTTGGGATGGGCCGGATGGAGTGCCCAACATCTACCATGGCTTCACACTCACGAGCAAGATTAGCTTCAAGGATGTTATTAACACTATCAATGAGCATGCCTTTGTGGCCTCTGA ATACCCTGTGATACTCTCCATAGAGCAGCACTGCAGCATGATACAGCAGAAGGAAATGGCCGAGCTGTTCCAAAAAGTGTTTGGCGATTCACTCTTAACTGCTCCTTTAAGCCCTAATGAAAAG GAGATGCCGTCCCCAGAGCAGTTAAAGCGCAAGATCATCATTAAGCATAAGAAGCTTCCAGAGGGCATGGATGAGGCTACCCCTCCCATCTGCAGTGCAAATGACTCTAGTGCTCAGTCTAGCAATGAGGAGT TTGGAGGAGAGATGGACCTGAGCAAGTTGAGCTTCAAAGGTGATCGCCTCTACCTCAGGAACCCAGTGGACCAGACTGCCTGGCAACCCCACTTCTTCGCCCTCACCCAGGACCGTCTCCACTTCACTGAGCTGCAAAATGAGGAACCAGAGTCCGAGGACCAGCACAGCGGCCGTAGGATGCTCAATGAT GTAAGCGAGGAAGAGTGGCACCTGCATGAACCCTGGTATCATGGGCGTCTGCCAGGTGGAAGGGCAAAAGCAGAAGAGCTAGTCCACCAAAACAGCCATCTCGGAGACGGGACTTTCCTAGTGCGCTTTTCTGAAAACTTTGTTGGGGATCACACCCTCACATTTTG GTACAGAGGCAAAGTTAGTCACTGCCGCATTCGTGTCCGACAGGAAGGTGACAACACCAGGTACTGGCTCAAAGACAATGACTCCTTTGACACACTTTATGGGCTGATTGAACACTACAAGCACTACCCCATATTGTCACAG GAAGTATCGGTAAAGCTGGGAGAAGCTGTACCTCAGCCCAATAGCCATGAGCGCATGGAGTGGTACCATGCTAACATGACTAGAGATGAGGCAGAGCAGTACCTTGGGAGGATACCTGAGGATGGGGCCTTTTTGGTGCGGCCAAGTGGGGAGGCAGGGAGCATAGCCATATCATTCAA AGCAGAGAGACGGACAAAGCACTGCAGAGTAAAGCAAGAGGATGGTACATTCATCATAGGCACAGCAACCTTTGACAGCTTGGTGGAGCTGATTAAGTACTATGAGCGGAATTTCCTCTTTCGCCGGGTCAAGTTGCGGTATCCAGTGACGGAGCGTGTAATCCAAGGTCTCCAAGATATG GATCCTGTTGATGGCACTGGAGGTTACGTAGTGGATCCTGCCTACGTTAGCAAC ATCCATGTAAAGGCCAAGTACTCTTACCGTGCCAACAAGGATGACGAGCTGACCTTCCCACGCCATGCCATCATCCAGAATGTGATAAAGGCAGAAAAGGAGTGGTGGACGGGGGACTATGGGGGACGGAGGCAGCACTGGTTCCCAGCTATCTTCGTGGAGGAGATTGAGCCAGAGAATATGGAGGAGAGA GGAGGAGACAACCAAGTCCTGGGCAGCCTGCAGAAGGGAAGCATTGACATCTCAAGGGCCGGAACCAAGATTGAGAAAGTCACAGGAACCAACCGCTGGGGCATTGTGTCCATTATAAA ACTGACTACACAAACAGGCCAGGTGGTGGAGCTGGCCTGCACCTCAGAGCAGCAAGCACAGGAGTGGGTTAAAAAGATTGAGAGCGTCTCCTCACCAGCAGCTGTG AACCAGACCAGACAGACGAGGAAACCAGAGCAGCGCATCAAGCAGGAGATGAGCAATTTGGTAGTTTACTTCCGAGCAGTGCGGTGTGACCCCAGCAAGCAGTTTGTTTACGGGGGCACACACAATGAGGTCTCGTCCTTCCCTGAGAACAGGATGGAGAGCCTCATGCTCAGCTGCCCTAAAGGATTGCTCAAGTTCCATAAG GTCGGCTTCAGCCGTGTGTACCCCAAGTCATCACGGTTGGACTCCACCAACTACAACCCGGTACCCATGTGGAACCATGGATGCCAGATGGTCTGTCTCAACTACCAGACAGGAG ATAAACCCATGCAGCTAAATGAGGGGCGGTTTATGCAGAATGGCAAATGTGGCTATATCTTGCGACCAGAATTCCAGAACAACCCTGACTATGACCCAGGCAACCCCCTCACCCTGCCCAACCCTAGACCACTGAACCTCTCCATAAAG ATATTTGGTGCACGGCACCTGAGCAAGTCCGGCAAGGGCTTCATTTCACCCCTGGTTGAGGTAGAGATTATAGGCTGTGAGTACGACAACGCTCCGAAGTACACCACCAGAGCTGTCC ATGACAATGGACTCAACCCAGTGTGGGGCGTGAAGCTGATGTTCTCAGTGCACAACCCAGAATGTGCACTCATCCGTTTTGTGCTGTATGATGAGGACATGTTTGGAGAGCCAAACCAGATTGGCCAGGCAACGTACCCG